The Panulirus ornatus isolate Po-2019 chromosome 32, ASM3632096v1, whole genome shotgun sequence genome includes a window with the following:
- the LOC139758939 gene encoding uncharacterized protein, whose protein sequence is MNSPTLGKKRRRRRSDIGEVPYLHLPQYFHLADLMSGAQWEDMVHPTPKTLQWAAEGMQATAEEDITGEDVTNESNETGDTVEDTARKRSGTKYENLEEDSDEIFITQNLTGDSNYGLAEDSNLSSDVGRKSSLLTDLAHIGLQLAMWLVDTSDGRVSFEAGHSGICRATQTLAKSHGWIGSVAANLLRRTLADALAKHEPTRILLQSAGMAGKALVCQEF, encoded by the exons ATGAATTCACCAACATTAGGAAAAAAACGACGCAGGCGCAGAAGTGATATTGGTGAAGTTCCATACCTCCATCTGCCTCAGTACTTTCACTTGGCTGATTTAATGAGTGGAGCCCAGTG GGAGGACATGGTCCATCCTACACCAAAAACACTTCAATGGGCAGCAGAAGGAATGCAAGCAACAGCAGAAGAGGATATAACTGGAGAAGATGTCACGAATGAAAGCAATGAGACAGGTGATACAGTGGAAGACACAGCTAGAAAGAGAAGTGGAACAAAATATGAAAATCTTGAAGAAGACAGTGATGAGATTTTCATTACACAAAACCTCACAG GTGATTCAAACTATGGCCTTGCAGAGGACAGTAATCTGAGCTCTGATGTGGGAAGGAAATCAAGCCTCTTGACTGACTTAGCCCACATTGGTCTTCAATTAGCG ATGTGGTTAGTTGACACCAGTGATGGTAGAGTGTCATTTGAAGCTGGGCATTCAGGTATATGCAGGGCCACCCAAACCCTGGCCAAAAGCCATGGCTGGATTGGATCTGTTGCTGCAAATCTCCTAAG AAGAACATTAGCAGATGCCCTTGCCAAGCATGAACCCACCAGAATTCTTCTGCAGAGTGCAGGTATGGCTGGAAAAGCATTGGTATGTCAAGAGTTTTAA